The window aaaaacattaatagaatttaataaaaacactaATTTGCCAGCCAAATTTGATTGAAAGAGGGGAAGGAAGAACTCACCTGACGTCGGACGACAGCAAATCGCATGATGGCACCTTAGCGCAAGATGGCAACAGAACCAAATTAGGAATCTGTAAAAAAAGAAACGAGATTAAACCCTAAACAAAGAAGAAAGAGGACAACAACGcggagaagaaagaaagaagaaaagagaagGCGACCGTAGTTATATTAGGTTAATTATTAGTAACGGTTCGTGAATCATTACAGATGTTCATTAAATGAATATCTGTAATGGTTTTTCAAAGAACCGTTACATATACTTAAGAACAATCTGTAACGACATTCTCATAGAACCGTTATAAACCATTTTCTAAGAAAAGAAACGTAATACTACGTGGTATCTGTATCAGTTCTATGTGAATACCTTTACAGATATTTTTAAGTATCTATAACGACATTCACATAAAACCGTTATAGACTCCTCTCCAAAAAAATAAACGAAATACgtggtatctgtaacggttctaTTTGAATGCCGTTACATATACTTAAGAATATTTGTAACggtaaccgttacagatatcaCGTCTTTCGTTTTTTTTCTTGGAAAAGAGTTTCTGTTACGGTTATACAaagaaccgttactgatatcttCATGTATCAGTAACAGTTCTTtgtataaccgttacagataccttatttaaaaaagaaaaaaaaacgtGGTATCtgaaacaagttttttttcttaaaatcgTTACCGATACTATATATCTGTAACGACTGTATAGTGTCGTTACTGAATTTCTTTACAGAAATCTTTTTTCTACTCGTACTATTTtccacaataaaaaaaattagtttatataaatcatCTCCATTCAAATACAAAATGAGTGTTCCAAGGCAAGGAAGAACAGAAGAATAATGGAGTACAAGACACAtctaaattagtttatataCATCTCCATTCACATTAACTAAAGAGAAccatatatattttcttcttactattgaattatatatatgagattatttgtaattttatttatttgttacaaagttcttttttcaaaagaatataACTTGACTCTATTGTCTTGGCCTTTAAcctaaaatcattatatttttagtgaaaataaaatatacttttttcttcaatttaaatCTAAATGTTTAGATACTTATTATTATGACCATATCTCAATTTGATTCTAATTGAAAATATCAATTGAAATGGAAGTTCATAGTGAAAGATTATTATGTTAGCCTCCTTTTGACTTTTGAATGAGTAAAAGATACACAAATAGTTGTCACAAATACTCTAATAGGAGATATATATGCATAATACTTCGTCTAATCTTCTAGTAGAACATGCATACAATGACATCTTAAAAGATGATTAAATGTACTTAAAGATGACAGCTCATGAAAATTCTTTATCCTACTAAGATTCACGTTTAAGAATGATATTATTGACAACCACTTCCACAATTCCAACCATCATTCATTTTAACCAttagaattttatatatgtatgtatatttaattattgctaatgaataaaatatataatgaatagtttttttataattaattaagacaaatgataaatatatagaaaggATGCATAAAATCTAATTTGTTtagtaaattattttgaaatggCTAGAGAGTAaggtgaaaatatttttaatatataattatatagtataaaatagttaataaaaatagaattattgatggatataaaaaaatattaaaaaataatagtcaaGATAATAAGATAATGATATAtgtaataaatatgaaaagaattaaaaaaatattttaacaaaaattaaaaaattatttaaaaataaattaaataaaaatagagagagaaaatatattaatatataaaagagataaataattaaacatattaatttatttatatttaaatatatgatagaattaattaattttaaataaattattatatatatttaatatataattatatattataaaattattaatatatataaatactgaatctaataaatatgaattaaaaaatattaacagaaataaaaatatatttatttagaaagttaataaataagaaaaatgaaaaatatattaatgttgaggaagacaaataattaaatggattatatatatttgtacaagtttttttttttaaaaataatattaaaatataattgataattattacaatatttaaatgtaataCTATTAAAAATCAACCAATAaaaatctattattttaatttaaaaaagggCATTAGCATTAAATGCAATTCACCTAATTAAGAAACATCAACCAACTCAAAATAAttacttcatcttcttctatataataaatgagtattcatctctctctcttcacaCCGGCGCCGGTTAATCGGAAAACATCTCTCTCTCTAGCTTTGCAATGGATTCAGTTTCCGGTGAATACGTCCATGACTTTCCTCCGTTCATCCGTGTACACAAAAACGGCGAAATCGAGCGTTTATTCGTCGCCGGCGATGATATCCCTGCTGGGTTCGATCCCGTTTCCGGCGTGGAAACCATTGATGTACTGGTAATCCCTGAAACTAACGTTAAAGCTCGCATCTTTATCCCTAAATCTGACGACCCTGATGCAAAATTCCCCTTGATCGTACATTATCACGGTGGAGGTTTCTGTATTGGATCACCTTATAGCCCCTTCGCCAACAATTTTCTCACTTCTTTTGCTTCTTATGCTCAAACCCTAATCGTCTCCATTGATTACAGGTATGTATTTGATCATTTTCGTATgcatttttattatctttgttaaaaatatattccaCAATTCATTTCCTTAAATATACATTATTGAtcttcataattattattattattagttttttaatgatttaaatagataaaagtttaatgtataataatttttatttgttttgggctgagtttttattttttttcttattatttttattacagtATAATGTAagaatttgttaaataattattttacttattaattttttaactgaAACATAGAACAGTTTTAGGTTAATTTgggattttcttaaaaaaaaaattatttaaaaagtaattatttgactgtaaatataataaaatttaaaaagtattattatataactgataaaataaaatttattttaatattttaattaaatattttaatgattttggaAATCAAATTAACCGGgcttattataaatttatacaaaattaattttattttattttttaatatggtcaaattaaaaagtaaaataatattatttatatttcatatgaaaaatgtgattggatttaactttttcaattaaaaaatataagaaaaagtgttttttatatattatttttcaaaagttttgtttataatattattttaataaatatataatcttttccttgtttttttttttcaaagtatAGAAAAGGTTCTAAAAAGACTTACTTTCTTACAAAagttgtgttattttttatgaaataaataaaaataaaagttaattaaaacaCAAAGATAAACCCAATTCAAAAACTACTattaaatgagataaaataataattaaaaaaggtTTTGTTATCCACAAAATAACAACTTGTTAATTAGAtatgtgatttaatttttaataaatccaaTATCTTACTATCAATTTAATCATATTACTTCAATTATctccaaaataatatatatatatatatatatatacttattaattttttatattttgataaaatgatattaatatcattttatcaaaattattattattaacctaAATCCAATAAGTTAATTTAAAGtaattagttattaaaataattcaagatccaacaaagataatattataaaaaacatactaaaaaattataatataatctagatcataatttaaaaagtaacaACTATGTTTAATTTAGAccaaaatgtaaaattataaaatatgaaaaaactcaattttaattttgataatgagaTTATAAAAGTGACATAATTTGTgacaaaataatagttttaaatagtctcaatacttttataatattaattattttggtatttattaGACTTGCACCAGAGCATCCATTACCAATCGCATTCGATGATTCCTGGGCTGCATTGCAGTGGATCGCTTCCCATTCCAATGGACAAGGACCCGAACCCGTTCTAAACACTAAGGTTAATTTCAACCGAGTCTTTTTGGCTGGTGAGAGTGCCGGAGCAAACATTGCCCACAATATGGCAGTTCGAATAGGAACTTCGGGTTTGCCCGGTTTAGTACCAATTGGGGCAATAATATTGCATCCATATTTTCCTAACCAAGAACCCGATAAGCTTATCGAATTTTTATACCCTGGAAGCAATTGTCTAGAAGATAACCCGATCCTGAGCCCAAAATCCGAtccaaatttgaagaaaatggcTTGTAAAAAGGTTTTGATTACTGTGGCAAGTGAAGATTACTTAAAGCCTCGGGGCATTTCTTATTTTGAAACCCTAAAACATGTTGATTGGGATGGGGCGGTTGAGCTTAAAGAGGATGAAGGAGGGGATCATTGTTTCTTTGCTTTTGAGCAAGTTAGTGagaaatttaagttatttatggAGAATATGGCTACCTTTATCAAACAAGAATGATGTTAAATTTTGTATTCATAATGTTATCCAAACATATTTATGTtgaattctaataaaataaaaagtattgtattacattttagtgtatgttatttttattattacaagtcccttaaatatttaaaaaatatattataattaaagtatggtttaatttttaattgagatTAATTTAACTTGTGTTTATGCAATGTCACATAAGATTTGTACTATCATAagtttatcataattttaatcaCATGAGACTACGGATCCTTGAATAAAATAGTCTCAATTAAAATAGCTTGTGTCTTTTTACTTTAACATATTATTCACACATCACACATTttctttttgataatttagaaCGTTTATATCTTAAAATGTATGTTCAAATTTGTACACAAATATTTTCTCACttcacttattattttaatcaccAAAACTATCTTcgataatttaaaattcaaagatttcaaaaaatactaattataaaaaataataaatccaAGATATTTGTaaatctcatctcatctcatttGTAGACTTGACAAAATAGttagaaaatcaaaatataatacaatAGAATAAGAAGACGGATGTTttgttcatttgaaaaaaatctcAACTAGTTAAAATTGTGACAGTTCAACCACATATAACAcggttaaaattttgaacctCATTTGATAAAAATGACTTCAGTTCAAaccttaaataataattagactattaaaatattcatatacttaTATTTACGAAATGTTAAGTTAGAAGTTGAGAATTTTGGAAGAATTTGGTACCATTTTCTTGGTCTtattcatttttcaaataaacaccCATTATCAGGTCAttgatttgaaataaatgatcaaatgtgatgtgtttaattataatgCAAGGAGGAACATGATGTAATTAAGTATTGTAAAGGCACCATTATCCAAATAGATcttcatatttaactttaagTCTAGTTTAATTAGTTAGTAAACTTAAAAGGGACAACAGTTTGAAGAGGTGGTTAATGAGGCCTTTTCCAGTTTTATCACAAAACCtcaatatttttacatttataatttcaaacatttaatcattcctttttataaatttaaatactaaaactatcttttatttaattatatataattaatttatctttaaaaaataaagaatatttttaacttttaactataaaaatactattttttaaaaaatttaatcaaaaatgatttttaatttctaaaaacaagaaaaaaaaaatctaataaccACTAAACGAACTCTTAGAGAGTTAATTAGGTACTTCATAAAATGTGGTTTGTAGATAGTCTTTTAATTGATGGCTCGATGTCCTTActtaattattatcatattgttttaaatgtttataaaattaatgtgtttcattataagaaatgaatttataattgaaacaaaaaATCTCGTTAACAAATTAATaggtttaattatatatcttgCTAATATGTGTTTATATTCTAGGTTCATTTTGAGTGTTGATTGAAtggttttttaataattttaataagtacAATCTTTCATTAATGCGCTAGCtagttttaacttattaaacCATTAGGTCTATTGAAAATAGACCATATAATATTTGGTCTCTtacccaataaaaaaaaaaaaaaaaactatcccCACTTAAATTATTTCACCAAAAAGTTAGGTAGTATCTTTATCTATCATCATTatctataaatttgaaaaaaaaaataatttatacaattgTTTTATCTACTTTTCTATTTGTTTTCATCTAAAAAAAGTTCATTACATTTCAAtcacaattttcaaattaaataaaaagacttttaaattttaacaaattttaaaagcTAATATAATTATCATGTACAAAAAACAATTCATTGagtctttttattattaaattttttattttacaaaaaaaaacaataaaaaagtatttggtaaaaataaattatcaaccTTTTTAAtagaatttctaaaaaattatttttcattcacttaattattttttatctaatttaatcacacatttaatatcaacaaaacaaaatcttattattttaataattttaaaaataattataattagagcaagataataattttcaaaaaacaactgtcaatctcaatttttatgtttacaacatttaaatataaattatattaaaaaatttacattCTCTTCAGTTtgtaaaaaaacacaatataatataatttggaataataaaaaagaaatatttaaaaaataattatttgaaattgtgtCTTTAATACTATTTATTAGTTTCATATAATCTAATTACTCTTATTTGTGAATAAAACCATGAATTAAGTTTTGCAATTCTCAATCATAaatcaacaaaagaaaataaaaatgaaaataaactaataatgaAATGTGGTTTTAAAGATGACATGACAAACTTTCACTGGTCTCTAGAAAGAACAGTAAATATGGACCACTTCAgtcttattaaaaaaacaatataataataaacaacctCCATTCCTCTATTCATTTGAAATTAACACTCTCTCACTTCTCAAATTTACAGAGATAGAATCATTCCGGCGATCTTAATTCCCGGCGATCTTAATTTTCCGGCCGTCATGGAAGTCGGACACGGCATGTTGAGGAAGAGAAATATTGTAGATGTAGATGATACAGAATTCAGATCTTCAAGACGAAGAAGGAAGTTGGATGATCCAAATTTCAATAACCGTTCTCTCTTGCCGTCAATCACTTCAGTTGAACAAACATCTACTGCGACAAGTTCCTCAATTGAGTTCAAACATGGAGAAGTGAGATCGAATGAACTAAAGGTCAGTAACTGAAAGCTGAATTTATTGTTAGTTTTTTTCGAGAGAAAAAacgtttttcaaataattctcggtttttctctctaGTGTTTAATCTGAAAGATTTcgtaaatctttcggtaaacACCTCATTTGATTTACCGAGAGTTACACTATGTCTATACTGACATAGATAACACCATTACCTGCCTATACTAACATAGATAACACCATTACCTTCCGAGAGATTATACTATCGGTATCGGTAACGACCCTTTTTCATTAGTGTCACctcatctaattttttttcgGAGAGAAAAAtcgtttttcaaataattctcggTTTTTCTCGTTAGTGTTTAAACGGAGAGATTTCGTAAATCTTTTGGTAAACAACTAATTAGATTTACCGAGAGTTACCTATGTCTATAC is drawn from Impatiens glandulifera chromosome 3, dImpGla2.1, whole genome shotgun sequence and contains these coding sequences:
- the LOC124932923 gene encoding 2-hydroxyisoflavanone dehydratase-like; translated protein: MDSVSGEYVHDFPPFIRVHKNGEIERLFVAGDDIPAGFDPVSGVETIDVLVIPETNVKARIFIPKSDDPDAKFPLIVHYHGGGFCIGSPYSPFANNFLTSFASYAQTLIVSIDYRLAPEHPLPIAFDDSWAALQWIASHSNGQGPEPVLNTKVNFNRVFLAGESAGANIAHNMAVRIGTSGLPGLVPIGAIILHPYFPNQEPDKLIEFLYPGSNCLEDNPILSPKSDPNLKKMACKKVLITVASEDYLKPRGISYFETLKHVDWDGAVELKEDEGGDHCFFAFEQVSEKFKLFMENMATFIKQE